A stretch of the Notamacropus eugenii isolate mMacEug1 chromosome 2, mMacEug1.pri_v2, whole genome shotgun sequence genome encodes the following:
- the SYPL2 gene encoding synaptophysin-like protein 2 isoform X3, translated as MSTAESSGRTADKDPRQQVDRLLSALRWKRLEEPLGFIKVLQWLFAIFAFGCCGSYSGETGATVRCNNDAKDTSSILVLFGYPFRLNRVEYEMPLCDEESTSKTLTLMGDFSAPAEFFVTLGIFSFFYTMAALILYLRFHNLYTKNKRFPLVDFCVTVSFTFFWLVAAAAWGKGLTDVKGATRPSSLIAAMSICHGDEAVCSAGATPSMGLANISVGARPYPRASHSLDICWL; from the exons ATGTCCACGGCAGAGAGCTCCGGCCGGACTGCGGACAAGGACCCCCGGCAGCAG GTGGACCGCCTTCTCTCAGCGCTGCGATGGAAGCGGCTGGAGGAACCCCTGGGCTTCATCAAAGTTCTCCAGTGG CTCTTTGCTATTTTCGCCTTCGGGTGCTGTGGCTCCTACAGTGGGGAGACAGGAGCAACAGTACGATGCAACAACGATGCCAAGGACACGAGCTCCATCCTTGTTTTATTTGGCTATCCCTTCAG GTTGAACCGGGTCGAGTATGAGATGCCCCTCTGTGATGAAGAATCCACCTCCAAGACCCTGACCCTCATGGGAGACTTTTCCGCACCTGCTGAGTTCTTTGTAACCCTGGGgatcttctccttcttctacaCCATGGCTGCTCTGATTCTTTACCTTCGTTTCCACAACCTGTATACTAAGAACAAGCGTTTTCCTCTGGTG GACTTCTGTGTGACCGTCTCCTTCACCTTCTTCTGGTTAGTGGCAGCAGCAGCGTGGGGCAAGGGCCTGACGGATGTGAAGGGGGCCACTCGGCCTTCTAGTCTCATTGCTGCCATGTCCATCTGCCATGGGGATGAGGCTGTCTGCAGTGCTGGGGCCACCCCCTCCATGGGGCTTGCCAACATCTCTGTG GGAGCCAGACCTTACCCGAGAGCAAGCCACTCACTGGACATATGTTGGCTATAG
- the SYPL2 gene encoding synaptophysin-like protein 2 isoform X2 has product MSTAESSGRTADKDPRQQVDRLLSALRWKRLEEPLGFIKVLQWLFAIFAFGCCGSYSGETGATVRCNNDAKDTSSILVLFGYPFRLNRVEYEMPLCDEESTSKTLTLMGDFSAPAEFFVTLGIFSFFYTMAALILYLRFHNLYTKNKRFPLVDFCVTVSFTFFWLVAAAAWGKGLTDVKGATRPSSLIAAMSICHGDEAVCSAGATPSMGLANISVLFGFINFFLWAGNCWFVFKETPWHGQGQDQDQEASKESAAEQGAVEKQ; this is encoded by the exons ATGTCCACGGCAGAGAGCTCCGGCCGGACTGCGGACAAGGACCCCCGGCAGCAG GTGGACCGCCTTCTCTCAGCGCTGCGATGGAAGCGGCTGGAGGAACCCCTGGGCTTCATCAAAGTTCTCCAGTGG CTCTTTGCTATTTTCGCCTTCGGGTGCTGTGGCTCCTACAGTGGGGAGACAGGAGCAACAGTACGATGCAACAACGATGCCAAGGACACGAGCTCCATCCTTGTTTTATTTGGCTATCCCTTCAG GTTGAACCGGGTCGAGTATGAGATGCCCCTCTGTGATGAAGAATCCACCTCCAAGACCCTGACCCTCATGGGAGACTTTTCCGCACCTGCTGAGTTCTTTGTAACCCTGGGgatcttctccttcttctacaCCATGGCTGCTCTGATTCTTTACCTTCGTTTCCACAACCTGTATACTAAGAACAAGCGTTTTCCTCTGGTG GACTTCTGTGTGACCGTCTCCTTCACCTTCTTCTGGTTAGTGGCAGCAGCAGCGTGGGGCAAGGGCCTGACGGATGTGAAGGGGGCCACTCGGCCTTCTAGTCTCATTGCTGCCATGTCCATCTGCCATGGGGATGAGGCTGTCTGCAGTGCTGGGGCCACCCCCTCCATGGGGCTTGCCAACATCTCTGTG CTCTTTGGATTCATCAACTTCTTCCTGTGGGCTGGGAACTGTTGGTTTGTGTTCAAGGAGACCCCATGGCATGGGCAGGGTCAGGACCAGGACCAGGAGGCCAGCAAGGAGAGTGCAGCTGAGCAGGGCGCCGTGGAGAAGCAGTAG
- the SYPL2 gene encoding synaptophysin-like protein 2 isoform X1, giving the protein MSTAESSGRTADKDPRQQVDRLLSALRWKRLEEPLGFIKVLQWLFAIFAFGCCGSYSGETGATVRCNNDAKDTSSILVLFGYPFRLNRVEYEMPLCDEESTSKTLTLMGDFSAPAEFFVTLGIFSFFYTMAALILYLRFHNLYTKNKRFPLVDFCVTVSFTFFWLVAAAAWGKGLTDVKGATRPSSLIAAMSICHGDEAVCSAGATPSMGLANISVVRVPVTGGRWSTQDDPWAHPSQPVLKDECSCPRDVENSFQRLDPVLTPGPPSS; this is encoded by the exons ATGTCCACGGCAGAGAGCTCCGGCCGGACTGCGGACAAGGACCCCCGGCAGCAG GTGGACCGCCTTCTCTCAGCGCTGCGATGGAAGCGGCTGGAGGAACCCCTGGGCTTCATCAAAGTTCTCCAGTGG CTCTTTGCTATTTTCGCCTTCGGGTGCTGTGGCTCCTACAGTGGGGAGACAGGAGCAACAGTACGATGCAACAACGATGCCAAGGACACGAGCTCCATCCTTGTTTTATTTGGCTATCCCTTCAG GTTGAACCGGGTCGAGTATGAGATGCCCCTCTGTGATGAAGAATCCACCTCCAAGACCCTGACCCTCATGGGAGACTTTTCCGCACCTGCTGAGTTCTTTGTAACCCTGGGgatcttctccttcttctacaCCATGGCTGCTCTGATTCTTTACCTTCGTTTCCACAACCTGTATACTAAGAACAAGCGTTTTCCTCTGGTG GACTTCTGTGTGACCGTCTCCTTCACCTTCTTCTGGTTAGTGGCAGCAGCAGCGTGGGGCAAGGGCCTGACGGATGTGAAGGGGGCCACTCGGCCTTCTAGTCTCATTGCTGCCATGTCCATCTGCCATGGGGATGAGGCTGTCTGCAGTGCTGGGGCCACCCCCTCCATGGGGCTTGCCAACATCTCTGTGGTAAGAGTTCCTGTCACTGGGGGAAGGTGGTCTACACAGGATGATCCCTGGGCTCATCCTAGCCAGCCTGTTCTGAAAGATGAATGCAGTTGTCCCAGGGACGTGGAGAACTCCTTCCAAAGACTGGATCCTGTTTTAACCCCTGGGCCACCCTCCTCCTAA
- the ATXN7L2 gene encoding ataxin-7-like protein 2 — translation MAVRERAAAAMAALERRVPSLDDFAGQSWSSWVERADLPAADGAELEESSKNGKKKLDAMTLIKEDMSIFGHCPAHDEFYLVVCNHCSQVVKPQAFQKHCERRHGPLSKLYARAQASATSQKCHAVNGQGPACGGQGPTKASSKEKVQGGRGRANHPPEKAQKDNLCLFVPVVNLEKISSLPKPDGQGIRVNPKPLTPHPTFLSPPGGLTKDTSGKAPTASSSKELSNKGSNDSVLMEGPSPQAESASPPEKEPSVARLQPKAHKKMARKECDLNRQCGVVNPETKKICTRLLTCKIHSVHQRREVQGRAKDFDVLVAELKANARKGESPKEKSPGRPERLSQELSSSAQAAAAAALPGSTFTPRAKQTYPSCTLPRSRVSSESELDDEGPCGGDRDPGLFPFPLPRGGAQASSEESEEDIAPDDFHHVPDCHYATRPPRPQAFCTFGSRLVSPGCYVFSRRLDRFCSALSSMLERHLSSHMWKKIPPAAEPPSHLLISPPPVPLSPSSAGTCPRLSGPSHRPSFPPSAPVAKDNPAPGYPAGSPSVGAACSQAECMGGSQAITSPLPANTPSPSFSKLPPSKASKLSKGKDGTDAEAPSRKRKLSPGPAAFKRTCILDPPGKGKPAGCRALPAKTKPALGIGLNGAVGPRVKRAGPLDCRGSPHTPPAPVKASQLENRGGAGQPAKALQPNCLSEEEAKKRKNLATYCRPVKAKHCPAGPPAADAACSVRRKKPSPALGFEEKCTTLKSKAH, via the exons ATGGCGGTGCGTGAACGCGCGGCGGCAGCAATGGCCGCTCTGGAGCGGCGGGTGCCGAGTCTCGATGACTTCGCGGGACAGAGCTGGAGCTCGTGGGTGGAGCGGGCCGACCTGCCCGCCGCCGACG GGGCTGAGCTGGAGGAGAGCAGCAAGAATGGGAAGAAGAAATTGGACGCTATGACCCTCATAAAAGAAG ACATGTCCATCTTCGGGCACTGCCCTGCCCATGATGAGTTCTACCTGGTCGTGTGTAATCACTGCAGCCAAGTGGTGAAGCCCCAAGCTTTCCAGAAGCACTGTG AAAGAAGACATGGGCCCCTCAGCAAGCTGTATGCCCGGGCTCAGGCCTCTGCCACTTCTCAGAAATGCCATGCAGTAAATGGGCAGGGCCCAGCTTGTGGGGGCCAAGGCCCCACCAAAGCCTCCTCAAAGGAGAAGGTGCAAGGGGGTCGAGGCCGGGCTAATCACCCGCCTGAGAAGGCACAAAAGGACAACCTCTG CCTCTTCGTGCCTGTGGTGAATTTGGAGAAGATTTCCAGTCTCCCTAAACCTGATGGACAAGGGATCAGAGTGAACCCCAAGCCTCTGACTCCTCATCCCACTTTCCTCAGCCCACCCGGTGGTCTTACTAAGGATACCTCTGGGAAAGCCCCTACAGCTTCCTCTTCCAAAGAGCTTTCCAACAAAGGGAGCAACGATTCAGTCCTCATGGAGGGGCCTAGCCCCCAGGCCGAGAGTGCTAGCCCCCCAGAGAAGGAGCCCAGTGTTGCCAGACTTCAGCCCAAGGCCCACAAGAAGATGGCGC GGAAGGAGTGTGATCTGAACAGGCAGTGTGGGGTAGTGAACCCAGAGACCAAAAAGATCTGTACTCGCCTGCTGACTTGCAAG ATTCACTCAGTGCATCAGCGCCGGGAGGTCCAGGGCCGGGCCAAGGACTTTGATGTGCTGGTGGCAGAGCTGAAGGCCAATGCCCGAAAAGGGGAGTCCCCCAAAGAGAAGAGCCCTGGGCGCCCTGAGCGCCTTTCCCAGGAACTGTCCTCTTCAGctcaggcagcagcagcggcagctcTACCTGGCAGCACCTTCACACCCAGGGCCAAGCAGACCTACCCCTCCTGTACATTGCCCAG GTCACGGGTCTCCTCTGAGAGTGAGCTAGATGATGAAGGCCCTTGTGGTGGTGATCGAGACCCAGGcctatttcctttccctctacCTCGGGGTGGGGCCCAGGCTTCCAGCGAGGAGAGTGAGGAAGACATAGCACCTGATGACTTCCACCATGTCCCTGACTGTCATTATGCAACTCGGCCCCCTCGGCCACAGGCA TTCTGCACCTTTGGTAGTCGGCTGGTAAGCCCAGGATGTTATGTGTTTAGTAGGCGGCTGGACCGGTTCTGCTCTGCGCTCAGCTCCATGCTGGAGCGACATCTCAGCTCACATATGTGGAA GAAGATCCCCCCAGCAGCTGAGCCCCCATCTCACCTCCTCATCTCCCCCCCACCTGTTCCCCTGAGCCCTTCCTCAGCAGGCACCTGCCCCCGCCTTTCTGGTCCCAGTCACAGgccctccttcccaccctctgCACCTGTCGCCAAGGACAACCCAGCTCCTGGCTACCCTGCAGGCTCTCCCAGTGTGGGGGCTGCCTGCAGCCAGGCAGAATGCATGGGTGGGAGTCAGGCCATCACCTCACCGCTGCCTGCCAACACCCCTTCGCCCTCCTTCAGTAAGCTGCCTCCTTCCAAGGCCAGCAAGCTGTCCAAGGGCAAGGATGGGACTGACGCGGAGGCCCCATCTCGCAAGCGGAAATTGtcccctggccctgcagcctTCAAACGGACCTGTATCCTGGATCCTCCGGGGAAAGGCAAACCTGCAGGCTGTCGAGCCCTCCCTGCCAAGACTAAGCCAGCCCTGGGCATAGGGCTCAATGGGGCAGTGGGACCCCGGGTGAAGCGGGCAGGGCCCCTGGACTGTCGGGGCTCCCCACATACACCCCCAGCACCTGTCAAGGCCTCCCAGCTGGAGAACCGGGGGGGAGCTGGCCAGCCAGCCAAAGCTCTACAGCCTAACTGCCTCTCTGAGGAGGAGGCCAAGAAGAGGAAAAACCTGGCCACGTACTGCCGGCCAGTGAAGGCAAAGCACTGCCCTGCAGGGCCCCCGGCGGCCGATGCGGCCTGCTCTGTGCGCAGGaagaagcccagcccagccttgggctTCGAGGAGAAGTGCACCACACTAAAG